A genomic segment from Treponema sp. Marseille-Q3903 encodes:
- the epsC gene encoding serine O-acetyltransferase EpsC, with protein sequence MNIDMLIDGILDSYDRYGLINRNNTEDFPNRQNVVAVLSDLQSLIFPGFRSAENIDSVNIRYVTGQKVNNIIANLTKEIQKSLIYTSIRIKENPSGDITQSHCFKLAEKTSIALVEEIPEIRRKVQLDTIAAYNGDPAAHSNEEVVLSYPGVEAILVYRIAHFLYENGVPIIPRIMSEHVHGKTGIDIHPGAIIGESFFIDHGTGVVIGETCLIGNNVKIYQGVTLGALSVKKNLQNKKRHPTIEDDVTIYANATILGGETTIGRGSTIGGNTWITKSVEAKSVVTQG encoded by the coding sequence ATGAATATAGATATGCTAATCGATGGAATTTTAGACTCTTACGATCGTTACGGTCTTATCAACCGCAACAATACCGAAGATTTCCCAAACAGACAAAACGTTGTTGCAGTGCTTTCCGACCTTCAATCTTTGATTTTTCCGGGATTTCGCTCTGCAGAAAATATCGATTCAGTCAACATAAGGTACGTAACAGGGCAGAAAGTCAACAATATCATCGCAAACCTCACAAAAGAAATTCAAAAATCTCTCATCTATACATCTATTCGGATAAAAGAAAATCCCAGTGGCGATATAACCCAGTCGCATTGCTTCAAGCTCGCAGAAAAAACCTCTATTGCACTTGTTGAAGAAATCCCCGAAATCAGGCGGAAAGTTCAGCTTGACACGATTGCCGCATATAACGGCGACCCGGCAGCCCACAGCAACGAAGAAGTAGTCCTTTCGTATCCGGGAGTTGAAGCTATCTTAGTCTACAGGATTGCGCATTTTCTTTACGAAAACGGAGTCCCAATCATTCCGAGAATCATGTCGGAACATGTACATGGCAAAACCGGAATCGATATCCATCCGGGAGCCATAATCGGCGAGTCTTTTTTTATCGATCACGGGACAGGTGTTGTAATCGGTGAAACTTGTCTAATTGGAAACAATGTAAAGATTTACCAAGGAGTGACTCTCGGCGCATTGAGTGTGAAAAAAAATCTTCAGAACAAAAAACGCCACCCAACTATTGAAGACGATGTTACAATTTACGCAAATGCGACAATACTCGGCGGAGAAACGACAATCGGTAGAGGCTCGACAATCGGTGGTAACACTTGGATAACAAAATCCGTAGAAGCAAAATCTGTTGTGACACAAGGGTAA
- a CDS encoding HPF/RaiA family ribosome-associated protein: MTPSINAVGFTLEKKQSDMIDKKLERISYADDLIVDLLLKIKHDKTYIFDTTVNFKWGTQAHVSGEDFEFSAALNKMMDVLDNKIKKEKDKVQER, from the coding sequence ATGACACCATCAATTAACGCCGTAGGTTTTACGCTTGAAAAAAAACAATCGGATATGATAGATAAAAAGCTCGAAAGAATTTCTTATGCAGACGATTTGATTGTTGATTTACTTTTGAAAATCAAGCACGATAAAACTTATATATTTGATACAACTGTAAACTTTAAATGGGGAACTCAGGCTCACGTTTCTGGGGAAGATTTTGAGTTTTCAGCAGCGTTAAACAAGATGATGGACGTACTCGACAACAAAATTAAAAAAGAAAAAGATAAAGTTCAAGAAAGATAA
- the radA gene encoding DNA repair protein RadA, with protein MYKCSNCGYSQPRWLGRCPECGEWNSLEEIIIDNTKITSTGKASNKQIKQKPISLEIIPSKESSRLTTGIAEFDRVLGGGATKRSAILLGGEPGIGKSTLLLQTIAQIAKNCSQDEKVLYISGEESATQIKERTERLGLECSNIQLLCTSRLEDSLDALDSLNPIFVIIDSIQTIYSAEAGIIPGTVNQLKYCANEFISWVKERDSVLIMTAHVTKEGAIAGPKSLEHIVDTVISFERNNDDIRFLHAQKNRFGSIDEIGIFSMTEKGLIPILDPTSLFLTKRKDTQPAGVACTPVFEGTRVFLVEIQALTVPAKASISRIYSEKIDSGRVARIAAVIEKRCGLSFSDQDLYVNVAGGIKLTESSIDAALAAALYSARTDIPLKKNTAVFGELSLAGEIRPVAKARQRIKAAENLGFTTIIAPEDDNCTTQIDDIKKMVQAVFK; from the coding sequence ATGTACAAATGTTCAAACTGCGGATATTCACAGCCGCGATGGCTCGGACGGTGTCCTGAATGCGGCGAATGGAATTCTCTTGAAGAAATCATAATTGACAACACTAAAATCACATCAACAGGGAAAGCCTCAAACAAACAGATAAAACAAAAACCTATCAGCCTAGAAATAATTCCTTCAAAAGAAAGCTCGAGATTAACAACAGGAATTGCAGAATTTGACAGGGTGCTTGGCGGAGGCGCAACAAAACGCTCAGCGATTTTGCTTGGCGGAGAACCCGGAATTGGAAAGTCAACACTTTTATTGCAAACAATTGCTCAGATAGCTAAAAATTGCAGTCAAGATGAAAAAGTTTTATACATAAGCGGAGAAGAATCGGCAACGCAAATAAAAGAACGGACAGAGAGGCTCGGCTTAGAGTGTTCAAATATTCAGCTCTTGTGCACATCGCGTCTTGAAGATTCGCTCGACGCACTAGATTCTCTAAATCCGATTTTTGTAATAATAGATTCAATTCAGACAATTTATTCTGCAGAAGCAGGGATAATTCCCGGAACTGTAAACCAGTTAAAATACTGCGCAAATGAATTTATATCGTGGGTGAAAGAACGAGATTCCGTTTTAATCATGACGGCACATGTCACAAAAGAAGGAGCGATTGCAGGTCCAAAATCTCTTGAACACATAGTTGATACTGTTATCTCTTTTGAGCGCAACAACGATGATATAAGATTTTTGCACGCACAGAAAAACCGTTTCGGCTCAATAGACGAAATCGGAATTTTCAGCATGACAGAAAAAGGACTTATCCCTATCCTCGACCCAACATCTTTGTTTCTCACAAAAAGAAAAGACACACAACCTGCCGGTGTTGCATGCACTCCTGTTTTTGAAGGCACCAGAGTTTTCTTAGTTGAAATTCAAGCTCTTACAGTTCCTGCAAAAGCAAGCATTTCACGAATTTACAGCGAAAAAATAGATTCAGGAAGAGTTGCAAGGATCGCTGCCGTGATTGAAAAAAGATGCGGATTGAGTTTTTCCGATCAGGATTTATATGTAAACGTTGCCGGTGGAATCAAACTTACTGAAAGTTCTATTGACGCAGCGTTGGCAGCTGCTCTTTATTCGGCAAGAACCGATATTCCTCTTAAAAAAAATACAGCAGTTTTTGGCGAATTGAGCTTAGCCGGAGAAATACGTCCTGTTGCAAAAGCAAGACAGCGGATTAAAGCTGCGGAAAATCTCGGGTTTACAACTATAATTGCACCGGAAGACGATAACTGCACCACACAAATTGACGACATAAAGAAAATGGTGCAGGCAGTGTTTAAATAA
- a CDS encoding RNA polymerase sigma-54 factor: MKTSNSQRQVSKQIQGQFQKLSFSQIQALSFLSMTNTELTDAIHKAVSENPALEIVREPTGNSYSDYVRSSGSLDSDKNQAAIENHESHRESLQAHLMHQLNIMNVSEAEYNLCHRLIYNLDKNGFYGSMLDPETFLSKKDDAGKKLLERCLDIVHSMDPVGVCCKTPEESLFVQAKLSENAPEIALFLLNGHLDMVNPPEPQKILKKLIEYRTNWHKKAFAAEILLDKVELDEEKVSQALKFILSLDPHPAHGYSVDSFTDPAIPDIVLKIEKVDGYLPSDDYSSGLVSCDRECHFQVKYASGNLPEIRLAKDFKVDKENYNKAQLFMYNLGYRESTNVLQGCILVHEQKDFFKNGPGHLKPLTRQKVAQKLGVHQSTVSRMSSKNSSKYISTQWGLFPVSYFYLSGVESASGEKVSSEVIKTRINQILQENKNSVISDSKMAGLLNAEGIKISRRTVAKYRIQAGIKNSYFR, from the coding sequence ATGAAAACATCTAATTCGCAGCGTCAAGTTTCTAAGCAGATACAAGGACAGTTTCAGAAGCTTTCTTTCTCTCAAATTCAAGCTCTCAGTTTTTTGTCTATGACAAATACCGAGCTGACCGACGCAATTCATAAAGCTGTAAGCGAAAATCCCGCTTTGGAAATTGTCCGAGAACCGACAGGAAACTCTTATTCAGATTATGTGCGTAGTTCCGGCAGCTTGGATTCCGACAAAAATCAGGCAGCGATTGAAAACCATGAAAGCCACAGAGAATCTCTTCAAGCTCATCTTATGCACCAGTTGAACATCATGAACGTTTCTGAGGCAGAATACAACCTTTGTCACCGCTTAATCTACAATCTAGATAAAAACGGATTTTACGGTTCAATGCTTGACCCGGAAACTTTTTTATCAAAAAAAGATGATGCTGGAAAAAAACTCCTTGAGCGTTGCTTAGATATTGTTCACTCTATGGATCCCGTCGGTGTTTGTTGCAAAACGCCGGAAGAAAGCCTTTTTGTTCAGGCAAAACTGAGTGAAAATGCTCCGGAAATTGCACTTTTCCTTTTGAACGGGCATCTAGACATGGTAAATCCGCCTGAACCTCAAAAAATCTTAAAAAAGCTGATAGAATACCGCACCAATTGGCACAAAAAAGCGTTTGCGGCAGAAATCTTGCTCGATAAAGTTGAACTAGATGAAGAAAAAGTTTCTCAAGCTCTTAAATTTATCCTTTCTTTAGACCCTCATCCGGCACACGGCTACAGCGTCGACTCGTTTACAGATCCTGCAATTCCAGATATCGTCTTGAAAATTGAGAAAGTCGACGGATATCTCCCTTCAGATGATTATAGCAGCGGTCTTGTAAGTTGCGACCGAGAATGCCATTTTCAAGTAAAATATGCCAGTGGAAATTTACCAGAAATAAGGCTTGCTAAAGATTTTAAAGTTGATAAAGAAAATTACAATAAAGCACAGCTTTTTATGTACAATTTAGGCTATCGCGAAAGCACGAACGTTTTGCAGGGGTGTATTCTTGTCCACGAACAAAAAGATTTTTTCAAGAACGGTCCAGGACATCTAAAGCCTCTGACACGTCAAAAAGTTGCGCAAAAACTTGGAGTTCACCAGTCTACTGTTTCGAGGATGTCTTCTAAAAACAGCAGCAAATATATTTCAACACAGTGGGGATTGTTTCCTGTCAGTTATTTTTATCTATCAGGAGTTGAGTCGGCATCAGGCGAAAAAGTTTCATCGGAAGTGATTAAAACTCGCATAAATCAAATTCTTCAAGAAAATAAAAATTCGGTTATCTCCGATTCTAAGATGGCAGGACTGTTAAATGCAGAAGGCATAAAAATATCCCGCAGGACAGTGGCAAAATACAGAATCCAAGCGGGAATAAAAAACAGCTATTTTAGATAA
- a CDS encoding NUDIX hydrolase, whose product MKNYFTKQDEKLKWTEGKSEVVFKTAVCNVTKRHNTSYTGIEGDYVVLDAPDWVIIIPETDKKFLMVKQFRHGENGLSIEFPGGVVDKGESPETAARRELKEETGYKAGKLIKLGSCNPNPAIFSNHVHFYLAEELVKDGKQNLDDDELINCIEMTKMEVLEGMGTPQFPHALMGTAMSMYFTHRKECILF is encoded by the coding sequence ATGAAAAATTACTTTACAAAACAAGATGAAAAGCTAAAGTGGACCGAAGGAAAATCTGAAGTAGTGTTCAAAACAGCAGTCTGCAATGTAACAAAACGGCACAATACATCTTACACAGGAATTGAAGGAGACTACGTCGTGCTAGATGCGCCTGATTGGGTTATCATAATTCCTGAAACAGATAAAAAATTTCTGATGGTTAAACAGTTTCGGCACGGAGAGAATGGCTTAAGCATAGAATTTCCCGGCGGAGTAGTTGACAAAGGAGAATCTCCGGAAACGGCTGCCAGACGAGAGTTAAAAGAAGAAACAGGTTATAAAGCTGGAAAATTGATAAAACTAGGCAGCTGCAATCCTAACCCTGCAATATTCAGCAATCACGTACATTTTTACCTTGCAGAAGAGCTTGTTAAAGATGGGAAACAGAACTTAGATGATGACGAATTGATCAACTGTATAGAAATGACAAAAATGGAAGTTTTAGAAGGAATGGGGACACCGCAGTTCCCACACGCATTGATGGGAACCGCAATGTCTATGTATTTTACTCACCGTAAGGAGTGTATTCTTTTTTAG
- the pgsA gene encoding CDP-diacylglycerol--glycerol-3-phosphate 3-phosphatidyltransferase: MKLSNKFTFVRVFFAPVFFVLYFLPIWTGKFAVLSLAVAIPCLIFSEFTDYLDGYYARKHNEVSDFGKIFDPFADVVLHLTSFACLMFSYNGNIHYMPIYIFILIMLREYSQIFLRMTCVQKGTVIAARKGGKIKTVMYITAEFYAVFLELLVRLDAIPAYFGTLKSISFVLFVVCLIMSYVSFVDYLIHFGKILKQ, encoded by the coding sequence ATGAAATTATCAAATAAATTTACTTTTGTCCGAGTCTTTTTTGCTCCGGTTTTCTTTGTCCTTTATTTTTTACCGATATGGACAGGAAAATTTGCTGTATTATCGCTTGCTGTAGCGATCCCTTGTTTGATTTTTTCTGAGTTTACCGATTACCTTGACGGATATTACGCAAGAAAGCACAACGAAGTCAGCGATTTTGGAAAAATTTTTGATCCATTTGCTGATGTTGTTCTCCATTTAACTTCTTTTGCATGCCTTATGTTTTCTTACAACGGAAATATCCATTATATGCCGATTTATATTTTTATCTTAATCATGCTTCGTGAATATAGTCAGATTTTCTTACGAATGACGTGTGTTCAAAAAGGCACTGTGATTGCAGCTCGAAAAGGTGGAAAAATCAAAACTGTGATGTACATCACCGCTGAATTTTATGCAGTTTTCCTCGAATTGCTAGTCCGCCTTGACGCAATTCCTGCTTACTTTGGAACACTTAAGTCTATCTCTTTTGTCTTGTTTGTTGTTTGCCTGATAATGAGTTATGTTTCATTTGTAGATTACCTTATTCATTTCGGTAAAATTTTGAAACAGTAA
- a CDS encoding HPr family phosphocarrier protein has translation MIKKILTVQNRAGIHARPAAIIAQTSNKFQSEITLTRDDATVNAKSIMGVIAMGAGYNTHLTLTVEGPDEAEAASVIEELFKNRFEEE, from the coding sequence ATGATTAAGAAAATTTTGACCGTACAGAATAGAGCAGGAATTCATGCGCGCCCTGCTGCAATTATTGCGCAGACTTCTAATAAATTTCAAAGTGAAATTACTCTTACGCGCGATGATGCGACTGTAAATGCAAAATCGATTATGGGTGTAATTGCTATGGGAGCCGGTTACAACACTCATCTTACATTGACTGTTGAAGGTCCTGATGAAGCTGAGGCGGCATCTGTTATCGAAGAATTGTTTAAAAATCGTTTTGAAGAAGAGTAG
- the holA gene encoding DNA polymerase III subunit delta has translation MQKQVPLYLYTGPEFGERDEAVKKVLSGLQKQYSEIDEHYFYISETPFNEIMTILQSGTLFSNGVFVVCKNVELLKKKEDIDMISSWLKNAEPTTALVLVSDDISVDAKLEKLVPPANRIKFWEMFENKKLPWVQNFFQKNGYKIGEDASQLILDLIENNTQALASECSRFFLCFPKEHEITEEDVESILTHDREENAFTLFNQISDNSVNAHTRFEKGLGVLQKIRFSKESSSVMIIAGLASCFRKLILYCKKGDSAIFGKTMQKQYAKAAQIWSVGQATAILADLASTDMEIRSGGSMMEDVLLQKLLYEIVIKKGARIQSIQSE, from the coding sequence ATGCAAAAACAAGTACCTTTATATCTTTATACCGGACCTGAATTTGGAGAACGAGATGAAGCTGTAAAAAAAGTGTTGAGCGGTCTTCAAAAACAGTATTCGGAAATTGACGAACATTATTTTTATATTTCTGAAACTCCGTTCAATGAAATCATGACGATTTTGCAAAGCGGAACTCTGTTTTCAAACGGAGTGTTCGTAGTCTGCAAAAATGTTGAACTTCTAAAAAAGAAAGAAGATATAGATATGATTTCGAGTTGGCTCAAAAATGCCGAACCGACAACCGCATTAGTCCTTGTCTCTGATGACATTTCCGTAGATGCCAAACTTGAAAAACTCGTTCCGCCTGCAAACAGGATAAAGTTTTGGGAGATGTTTGAAAATAAAAAACTTCCGTGGGTGCAGAATTTTTTTCAGAAAAACGGTTATAAAATCGGAGAAGATGCATCACAGTTAATCCTCGATTTAATAGAAAATAACACTCAAGCCCTTGCAAGCGAGTGTTCGCGTTTTTTTCTGTGTTTTCCAAAAGAGCACGAAATCACGGAAGAAGATGTCGAATCAATTTTAACCCACGACCGCGAAGAAAATGCCTTTACGCTTTTTAATCAAATATCGGATAATTCTGTAAATGCTCATACGCGCTTTGAAAAAGGTCTTGGAGTTTTGCAAAAGATAAGATTTTCAAAAGAAAGTTCTTCGGTGATGATAATAGCAGGGCTTGCTTCGTGTTTTAGAAAGCTTATTTTGTATTGCAAAAAAGGCGATTCAGCGATTTTTGGTAAAACAATGCAAAAACAATACGCAAAGGCAGCACAAATCTGGTCAGTAGGACAGGCGACCGCAATACTTGCCGACCTAGCCTCTACTGATATGGAAATCCGTTCTGGCGGCTCTATGATGGAGGATGTTTTGCTTCAAAAATTGTTATATGAAATCGTTATAAAAAAAGGTGCAAGAATCCAATCTATTCAATCTGAATAG
- a CDS encoding YdbC family protein, protein MAEDFSFEIVKKIGTVAEGKGGWNIELNLVSWGGRPAKYDLRSWSPDHQKMGKGSTFSKDELISLKKLLDTIQIE, encoded by the coding sequence ATGGCTGAAGATTTTTCTTTTGAAATTGTTAAAAAAATTGGTACGGTTGCTGAAGGCAAAGGCGGTTGGAACATCGAACTGAACCTTGTTTCTTGGGGCGGAAGACCTGCAAAATACGATTTACGCAGCTGGTCACCTGATCACCAGAAGATGGGCAAAGGTTCTACTTTTTCTAAAGACGAACTCATATCATTAAAAAAGTTGCTAGACACTATTCAGATTGAATAG
- a CDS encoding AAA family ATPase — MAIITISRQVGALGDEVSSELARRLGYKFIAREEIEKRIVELGFKESKLPKYDERKPGFFASLAKDRDEYLNYTQYAILEAAQNKNVIIIGRGAFVVLQDVPNNISVRLISDDETRIKRLMAEHNWDEKQAVQRIKESDANRAGFHSSFYNVDIDDAAFYHTVINTSKLDLKLTVSLIANLVESKVTVKQEEDGNKVIDELLKAQGVVNKLSMELHLNIEFMHASIHENTLVLHGVSDSPTTVEQALQYIRKEMPGFEVKSAVSIVHDFKTFQ; from the coding sequence ATGGCAATCATTACAATCTCAAGGCAGGTTGGCGCACTGGGTGACGAAGTTTCTTCAGAATTGGCAAGGCGACTCGGATATAAGTTCATCGCACGTGAAGAAATAGAAAAACGGATAGTAGAGCTCGGATTTAAAGAAAGTAAACTTCCAAAGTATGATGAACGCAAACCTGGTTTTTTTGCATCATTGGCAAAAGACCGCGATGAATATTTAAATTATACACAATACGCAATTTTGGAAGCGGCGCAAAATAAAAATGTAATAATCATTGGGCGCGGTGCATTTGTTGTATTGCAAGATGTCCCGAACAATATTTCTGTTCGCTTGATTTCCGATGATGAAACAAGGATAAAAAGATTGATGGCTGAACACAATTGGGACGAAAAACAGGCTGTTCAGCGAATAAAAGAAAGCGACGCAAACCGTGCAGGATTTCATTCAAGTTTTTACAATGTCGATATCGATGATGCCGCTTTCTATCACACTGTTATCAATACAAGCAAACTCGATTTGAAACTCACTGTTTCTTTGATTGCAAATCTTGTAGAAAGCAAAGTGACTGTAAAACAAGAAGAAGATGGAAATAAAGTTATAGACGAGCTTTTGAAGGCGCAGGGAGTTGTAAACAAACTTTCGATGGAGCTCCATTTAAATATTGAGTTTATGCATGCTTCAATTCATGAAAACACACTTGTTCTGCATGGAGTTTCCGACTCGCCGACAACTGTTGAACAGGCTCTTCAATATATTAGAAAAGAGATGCCAGGTTTTGAGGTAAAATCTGCGGTTAGCATTGTTCATGATTTTAAAACATTTCAATAA
- the lexA gene encoding transcriptional repressor LexA — protein sequence MRGITDRQKEVLTFISTYTEENSYPPTVRDISEHFEISLRAVQDHITALQKKGFLSQSQKRARSIKVLEDFREKTPEPFVGKVPLLGSVAAGKPLLSEENLDGYINLTEPFVRPGKSYFALRVRGQSMSNAGILDGDLAVVEQASNAADGQIVVAVIDDAITLKRYYKESQRVRLQPENPAFQAIYCTDVRIVGILSNIVRTY from the coding sequence ATGAGGGGTATTACAGACAGACAAAAAGAAGTCCTTACGTTTATCAGTACGTATACGGAAGAAAATTCTTATCCTCCGACAGTTCGCGATATAAGTGAACATTTTGAAATTTCGCTGCGTGCAGTTCAAGACCACATCACGGCGCTTCAAAAAAAAGGTTTTCTCTCGCAGAGCCAGAAGCGTGCTCGGTCAATTAAAGTTTTGGAAGACTTTAGAGAAAAAACTCCAGAACCTTTTGTAGGAAAAGTTCCACTGCTTGGAAGTGTCGCTGCAGGAAAGCCGCTTTTGAGCGAAGAAAATCTCGACGGTTATATAAACCTTACAGAGCCTTTTGTTCGACCAGGAAAAAGTTATTTCGCGCTTAGAGTACGAGGTCAGAGTATGAGCAATGCAGGTATTCTCGATGGAGATCTTGCAGTTGTAGAGCAAGCTTCAAACGCTGCCGATGGTCAGATTGTAGTTGCTGTGATAGACGATGCTATCACCCTTAAGCGCTATTACAAAGAATCTCAGCGAGTAAGGCTTCAGCCGGAAAATCCTGCATTTCAGGCGATATATTGCACAGATGTCAGAATTGTTGGGATTCTTTCAAATATCGTGAGAACTTATTGA
- the hprK gene encoding HPr(Ser) kinase/phosphatase: MTGKKFTVLDLLNLELSGYDALDLKCIAGRRGLPRAITVPEINRPGLALSGFLESFAGNRVQLFGRGEAAFLQRLLKEKNIESIKNFFTQDMPCCVFTYNLEPTEDFRQIAEDNCCPVLQTPLSSTEFSNRIIRVFSNQFAPHQILHGVLVEVYGIGIILNGHSGVGKSETALELVERGHRLVADDIVEIRCVNGNTILGRGANTMISHHMEIRGLGIINISQLYGVGAIRDQKEVQLVVQLEDWDSAKAYDRLGSEQKYKELLGVKVPVIEVPVRPGRNLPIIIEAAAMNERLKNMGYNSAKDFNENVLKWIETGDAKTVYNSNDDSY, encoded by the coding sequence ATGACTGGTAAAAAATTCACAGTGTTGGATTTGCTCAATCTTGAACTGTCGGGGTACGATGCGCTTGACTTAAAATGCATTGCCGGGCGTCGTGGTTTGCCGCGAGCTATCACAGTTCCTGAAATAAACAGACCGGGTCTTGCCCTTTCAGGGTTTCTTGAATCTTTTGCAGGTAATCGTGTTCAGTTGTTCGGACGCGGTGAAGCAGCATTCCTCCAAAGACTTCTCAAAGAAAAAAACATAGAATCTATAAAAAATTTTTTTACACAAGATATGCCTTGCTGCGTTTTTACGTACAATCTCGAACCTACCGAAGATTTTAGGCAGATTGCAGAAGATAATTGTTGTCCGGTTTTGCAGACTCCTCTCTCATCGACCGAATTTTCGAACCGCATAATTCGGGTTTTTTCAAACCAGTTTGCACCTCATCAGATTCTGCACGGAGTTCTTGTTGAAGTCTACGGAATCGGAATTATTTTAAACGGTCATTCAGGTGTAGGTAAAAGTGAAACTGCACTTGAACTTGTAGAACGCGGTCACCGGCTCGTTGCAGATGATATTGTAGAAATTCGATGTGTAAACGGAAACACTATACTTGGGCGCGGTGCGAACACAATGATTAGCCACCACATGGAAATCAGAGGGCTCGGAATTATAAATATTTCACAGCTTTATGGAGTCGGTGCTATTCGCGACCAAAAAGAAGTTCAACTTGTTGTTCAACTTGAAGATTGGGATAGTGCAAAAGCGTATGACAGACTTGGTTCCGAACAAAAGTATAAAGAGTTGCTCGGCGTAAAAGTGCCCGTCATCGAAGTTCCTGTTCGTCCCGGTCGTAACTTGCCGATTATAATTGAGGCAGCGGCTATGAACGAGCGTTTAAAAAATATGGGATATAACTCAGCTAAAGATTTTAATGAAAATGTTCTAAAATGGATTGAAACTGGCGATGCCAAGACAGTTTACAATAGTAATGACGATTCATACTAA